From Ashbya gossypii ATCC 10895 mitochondrion, complete genome:
TGGTGTTATTATCTTTATTTTAACTATAGCAGCAGCTTTCTTAGGTTATTGTTTAGTATATGGACAAATGTCACATTGAGGTGCTACTGTTATTACTAATTTATTTAGTGCTATTCCATTTATTGGAAATGATATTGTACTATGATTATGAGGATCATTTAGTGTTAGTAATCCTACTATTATAAGATTCTTTCTATTTCATTATTTAGTACCATTTATTATTGCAGCAATAGTAATTATGCATTTAATGCTATTACATGTACATGGTTCATCAAATCCATTAGGTATTACAGGTAATTTAGATAGATTACCAATGCATGGTTATTTTATTTTTAAAGATTTAGTAACAGTATTTGTATTTATAATTTTCTTTTCATTATTTGTATTCTTTTCACCTAATACTTTAGGACATCCTGATAATTATATTCCAGGTAATCCTTTAGTAACACCAGCATCTATTGTACCTGAATGATATTTATTACCATTCTATCTTATTTTAAGATCTATTCCTGATAAATTAGGTGGTGTTATTACTATATTTGGTCTTATTTTAGTTTTATTAATATTACCTATTACTGATAGATCTATTATTAGAGGTAATACATTTAAACTATTATCTAAATTCTTCTTCTTCTTATTTATTCTTAACTTTATCTTATTAGGTAAATTAGGTGAATGTCATGTTGAAGTACCATTTATTTTAATAGGTCAAATTTGTACATTTATTTATTTTGCTTATTTCTTAATCTTAGTACCTATTATTTCTATAATTGAAAATATTTTATTTTATTTACTAAATAAAAAATAATAATTAAATAAATAATAATAATATTCATTAAATACTTTAATATTAATATTTATATATTATACTTCTTTATCATTTAGGAGGGTACCTCATATTGCTGACTAGCAATAGGGGGGTGAACCCTACGCACCTAAATGATAAGAGTTTATCATTAAATTATATACTATATATTATAAGTAAATTATCAAACCATATATAAGGTATATATATTAAGAAAGTTTGACTGAGTGGTTTAAAGTGTAATATTTGAGCTATTATAAATCTTTATGATTTCATAGGTTCGAATCCTATAACTTTCGTATTAAATAATTATTTAAAATAATTAAAAATAGTTAATAATAATGAGAACATGATGTTGGTTCAGATTAAGCGCTAACTAAGGACATTACACATGCGAATCAAACGTTAATATTATTAATTAATAGTATTAATAAGTGGTGTACTCGTGAGTAAAAATTAAGAATAATGAACTTAAAATTTAACTAAATATTAAATAATAAATAAAGAATAATGTAATAATTATTTGTTTTAAGTCAAGCTTATAATGATTTAGGTATTAGTTAATTAAAAAATAATAACTAGCCAAAAATTCATAATTGTTAATTAAAGTTAGAACAATCACGTTGATTTAGAAATTATAATCAATATCTATATGATACAGCAGTGGGGAATATTGGACAATGATCGAAAGATTGATCCAGTTACTTAGTAGAATGATAAAATTAATAAATATTATTTATTAATATTTGGTTAACAATAAAATTCAATAATTTATTTAAATAATGATTAAATAATCTCAATATAAAATTATTAATATAATGAGATATATATTTTTAAAAAGAATATATAATTAAATAATCCCAACCAAAATTTGTGCCAGCAGCTGCGGTAAGACAAAGGGGGTTAGCGTTAATCGTAATGGCTTAAAGGGTTCGTAGAATGATTATTTAAAATAATAATTAGAATTAATAAAAATAATTTAAGAATTATTCAAGTAAAGATGAAATAATAATTATATGAATAAGACTTATAAAGTGAAAATTTAAATTATATATTAATTGACATTGAGGAACGAAGGCTAAAGTAGCAAATCGGATTCGATACCCGAGTAGTTTTAGCAGTAAACAATGAATACCTATTTATTTTTTATTAATTAAAGAATAAATTAAATGAAAATTAAAGTATTCCGCCTGATGACTACGTTAGCAATAATAAAAATCAAAACAATAGACGGTTACAGACTTAAGCAGTGGAACATGTTATTTAATTCGATAATCCTCGATAAATCTTACCATTTTTTGAATATTTAATTATAATAATTTATAATTAATTACAGGCGTTACATAGTTGTCTTCAGTTCGTGCTGCAAAGTTTTAGAATTTATCATAAACGAACATAACTCTAAATATTTTTTATTAATAAAATATTAATTAATTATTTAATGAATAATTAAGAAAAGAATTAAGACAAATCATTATGATCCTTATAAAATGGGCAATAGACGTGTTATAATATAATATACAAAATTATAAATAAATATTTAATAAAATATAAAATTAATAATTAAAGTATTATAATAATTAATAAAATTATTTATTAATAAGTATGGATTTTTAACTGAAATTTGTTAAAATGAAATAAGAATTGCTAGTAATCTATTAATAAGAAAGTAATGGTGAATACTCTAACTGTTTCGCACTAATCACTCATCACGCGTTGAAACATATAATTAAATAAAGAATATTAATTAATTTATTAATTATTAATTATTATTAATATTATTTAATAAATATAATAAATATTTTAATTTAAATTATGAATTAATGCGAAGTTGAAATACAGTTACTGTAGGGGAACCTGCAGTGGGCTTATAAATATCTTTAATATTCCATTTTTATAAAATAAATATATTTTTTAATATATTTTATAATAACTATAATTAAATAGTTAAAATTTAAATTATAATTTAATAATTTAATAACTTATTAATTAGAGAGTTAGGGTACATCCCCCCTAATGCTATGCATTATGGTTGGTACCACTCTAATTAATAAACTATAATAAATAAATACTAATATTTTATATCAATTAAATTATAATTATTTTTTATTAATATTTTAATATTATTTAATGAAATATATAAATAAAGTATTATAAATTTAATAATAAATAAGAAATGAAGAGAATCGAACTCTTAATAATTAAATTTGCAATTTAATAGTTTAACCATTAAACAACATTTCCTTATTAATATTATTTAATCAATTAATTAATATCTTATTATTAATTAGAAGGATAGGGTACACACCCCTAATGCTTACGCATTCTTGTGGTACCCATCTAATTAATAATGTATTATCATATCATATTATTTTGATAAAAGATTAAATAATATTAATTTATTACCTAAAATATAATAATATATTATCTTAATATTTATATTGATTTATTTATAATATTTATATATCTTGATTATATACATTAATATTATATCTTAATATCTTAATATAATTGAAATAAGATTAATAGGATTTGAACCTATATTGGTACCTTATCAAAGTACTATTCTAACCTTTTGAATTATAATCTCTTTATATATATTTATAAAATATGGAATTAATGAGAATTGAACTCATATTAAATGCATGCAAAGCAATCATTTTACCAATTAAATTATAATCCCTTTATTTAATTATTTAGTTCTTAATAGGAATCGAACCTATATAGTTTCATTAACAGTGAAATGCTTTAACCATTAAGCTATAAAAACTTTTAATATTATTAATGAAGAGAATAGGAATTGAACCTATGAAGAACTATGTCATTGAGTTTACAGCTCAACTTCAATTACCAACATTGAAAATCTCTCCTTATATTTATTATATTCATAATATATATCTATCTAAAATATTTACTTATACTATATCTTTTAGTATACTATATATTTTAATATAAATATTTATGATAATAACTAATAGTTTAATTAATGGGGTACCACCACTAATAGGGGGGTGTGTACCCTACACCATTAATTAACTATTTTAATTAATAATTATTTATTATTTTTTTTAATTATTTTTAATATTTATATTTAAAAGGGTAAAATCTTTGTATAAGTAAGTTCTAAAATTAGAACTAAAGTTTAAATAAATTTGAAATATTTATTATAAAGATTTAAAGGGACAATTATGGATAATAATAACTATTAATAATAAGGTTACTAATAAATATATTTTATAATAATATTTTAAAACCTAAGGTAAACCATTATTATATATTTTAAAAATATATAAATTATATTAAACTAAGTGAACTAAAACATTTAATTAACTTAAGGAATATAAATCAACAGAGATATTGAGAGTATAGGTGATAGAAATCGATATAGTCAATAAGTATTATGTTATTAATTAATGTAAGAATATAGGATAACAAATTCTAAGACTAAATATTATTAATAAGTTTAAAGAAGTACCGTAAGGGAAAATTATTTAAATAGTTGTTCTATAAGCAATTATATATATTATATTAAATAATATAAATAATGTACCTTTTGTATAATGGGTCAGCAAGTAATTAATATTAGCATAATATTAAAATAAAAAATGATATTAAAAATAATATAAATATTTAACAATGTTAAAATTAATTAAAATAAATTAAATTTAGTTAATATTAATTAACCCGAAAGCAGATGATCTTACTATTATCAAATGATTAAAATATATATTTATTATATTTAAAATATAATAAAATATAAAAACGATTGAACAGGTTAATGTAGCAATATTATCTGATGAATAATGGTAAGTAGAGAAAGTCAAATCTGATTTGCAAATAGCTGGTTTTCTACGAAACATATGTTAGTATGATTATTTAAATATTAGATATATATGGTATAGTTATTAATATTATTTAGGGAATAATTATTTATTTTATTAAAAATATTAAATCTCAGAATATATTATTAATCTAAAATTAAATATTTCAGATTATTAGCGATAAGGTTAATAATCAAAAGGGAAACAGCCCAGACTAATAGATAAAGTTCCTAATTCTTAATTAAGTGAAATTAATATTTAATAAATATATAACAATTAGTTGATGGTTTTGATAATAATCATTCTTTAATGAACATGTAACAATGCACTAATTATTTTTTATAAAAAATATTTATTTAAATCATTATTTTTAATTAAATAATGTAAATAAAAAATACACGGATCTAAATTAATAACTGAATCTTTAGATTATTATTATTAATTAATAAAATAATAATAATGGTAGTAGAACATTTAATGATATAAAATATAATTATTATTCAATTATATTATTTAAAAAGAATTAAATAGAGAATGCTGACATGAGTAACGAAAATAAGGTATAATCCTTATCACCTAAAGCATAAGGTTTAACAATAAAAGCGGTTCTTAAGTAATATATTAAAAAATATAATATGATAGAAATAATCTAATATATAAATTAACTTAAATAATGTCTTTATAAATTTATTAAGTTCAAGAAATATTTATGTATAAAATACCGTAATGTAGACCGACTCAGGTATGTTAGTAGAGTATATGAAGGTGAATTAGATAATTAAAGGAAAGGAACTCGGCAAAAATAGCTCTGACGTTAGTCAATAAAGAGATATTAATTAAAATAATAATTAATAATAAGAACAAAGTTGTACAACTGTTTACTAAAAACACAACACTTTGCAGAAACGTAAGTTAAAGTATAAAGTGTGAACTCTGCTCCATGATAAAATATAAAAATTAATATTTTAATAAAGATAATAATAATAAATTTTATTAAATAGCAGCCTTATTATGAGGGTTATAATGTAGCGAAATTCATTGTCCACTAATTATGGTCCTGCATGAATGACGTAATGATACAACAACTGTCTCTCCTTTAATCTAAGTGAAATTGAAATCTTAGTGAAGATGCTAAGTATTTGTAGAAAGACGAAAAGACCCTTTGCAGCTTTACTGTAATTAGATAGATCGATTAATTAATATTATTATTTAGTTATATAAAGTAATAGATTATATATTAATGAAATACTTTTTTTTAATATTTAATTATATCTTATCCTTTTTAAATATTTAATAGATAATTCTTAAATATATTTTATTTTTATAAAAAAATAAATTAAGGAAACAATCTCTAATTGGTAGTTTTGATGGGGCGTCATTTTCATAAAAAGTATCTGAATAAGTCCATTAAATAAATATTAATTAATTTAAATAAAGAAATATATATATTAAATATATATGATATTAAAAATTATTAAATAAATTAATTAATAATAATTAATAATTTTAATAATAAAATAGATAAAATAATGTACAGTTTTATATGTTAATAAAACATAATATAGGATAATATATTAAATAAATATAATGGTATAACTGTGCTATAATTGTAATACCTACAAGTAGAACAATAACGTAAGTTTGGCATAATGAACAAAATATACATATTGTAATGGTATTTGATAACGAATAAAAGTTACGCTAGGGATTAATTAATAGTCCCATTAAATTGTGAAATTTAATTATCAATATTTAAATATATTGAGTAAATTGGGTTAATTGCAAAGAACTCCTAATATTATTTTATAATAATAAAGGACAATCTGCAGCGAAGCTTATAACAATCCTTTTTATAAAGTTATAAGAACGTTCAACGACTAGATATATGAGTAGGATTAACAATAATTATATCCACGAAAGCCCAATATGTATTAATTAATAAATAATACATAATGAAATAGTCTGAACAATAATGAGAATTATTGAAATAATAATTAAATGTTATTATGATAACAAAATTGAACAGGGTAATATAACGATAGAGTAGCTATTGTAAGTTATGTTTGCCACCTCGATGTCGACTCAACCTATCCTCTTGGTTGTAACAGCTAAGTAGGGTTTGACTGTTCGTCAATTAAAAGGTTACGTGAGTTGGGTTAAATACGACGTGAGTCAGTATGGTTTCTATCTTCTACAAATAATATTATTAATTAAAGTCTAACTCTTAGTACGCAAGGATCAGAGTTATTAAACCTATGATGTAACTATTGATTATATTAATTAAATATTAAAATAAATATATTTAATCATTATTAATTTATAATAAATAATATAAACATAGTAGTTAAGTTAAGTTTAAAAATAATAAATATTGAAAGCATATAAAATATGAAGTAGTCTTTAATAAATAATTATATTGATAATTTTATACTAAAATTTATTAAATAGGTTATATATATAATATAAATTATTAATATTAATTATTAATATTTTATAATAATGTATAATACTAATTTATCAATAATCTTTATAATATCAAATTTATTTAAACTTTAAACGTATCATTTAGGTGTGTAGGGTTCACCCCCCAATACCTATCGGTATTTGTTGGTACCCTCCTAAACGATACTCTAAGTATTAATATAATTATATAACATAGTTATTAATATATAATATATATAATATATAAATAGTTAATAATTAATAATATCTAAATATTAAATTGAAATATCAAATATGATATGAAATATAAATATTAAGTATTAAATATGATATGAAATATTAAAATATATTAAATATACATTAATTTATTATTTGTATATTTAATTTTTAATTAATAAAGTTAAATTAAGAATTAATAATTTATTAATCTAATAATATAATAAATATATAAAATATTAACAATATTAATATTAGTATTTAATATAAATATTAAAATTTAATACTAAATAATATTAATTTGTTAATTATTAATAAAGTATATAAAGTATTAATTATTTAATAATATAATTTAATAAAGTCTCATTTAGAAGGTTAGGGTACATCCCCCCTAATGCTATGCATTATGGTTGGTACCCATCTAAATGCTCCTAGTTATTATATATATATACTTTATTATTATTAGTTATATATCCCCCCCTATACTTATATATATATATACTATATCAATAATTAATTTTAATAATTAGTAATAATAGTTATAATATATATAGTATTAATATAAATAGTTAATAATAAATAGTTATAATAGTATTAATATAAATAATATATAAATATTAGTTATTATTAAATATAATATTAAGTATTAATAATATTAGTAGTTAATAAATAATAATATATAGTAATTATAATAGTATTAATATATAGTTATAATAGTATTGATATAGATAGTAGTTATTATTAAATATGATATATTAAGTATTAATAATATTGGTTATTAATGATAATATTAAGTATTAATGATATAATATTAGTAGTTAATAAATAGTTATAGTATAGTAATAATATGGTATGTATTAATTATTATATGTAGTTATACATATAAGATTAATTAATATCATATTAGTAAGTAAGTATTAATAAGTATTAGTAATTATTATTAATATTGTAAATAATAATTTAATAAATAATATAATAAATAGTAATAATAAGTATTTAAAACATATCATTTAGAGAGTTAGGGTTCACCCCCCTAATGCTTATCAGCATTATGAGGTACCACTCTAAATGATATTAGTATATAGTATTAATATATAAATATAATTAGTATATAGTATTAATATAATAATATATATATATAATATATAGTATTAATATAAAGTATATATATTTAATATAATATTTAGTTATAATATATAATTAATAATGTATTATAAATAGTATTAATAGTAATAATATGTAATTAATAATATTAATATAGTATAGTAATAATAATGTTAATAAATATATAATAGTATCAATATATAGTTATAGTTAATAATAAATAATATTGAATTATAGTATTAGTATAGAATATATAGTATTAATATAAAATATTAGTAATAATTATATATATAAATAAATATATAATATATTAGTTAATTAATAGTATTTATTAATTTTAACTATCATTTAGAAGGATAAGGTACACACCCCTAATGCTTACGCATTCTTGTGGTACCCATCTAAATGATATTAGTTTTATATGTCAATATAAAATATTAATATCATATATATTAAGTATATAATATGTTAATAATAATTAATTATAAATTAGATAATTAAATATTAGAATTATAAATATTAAATAGAAATATTAAATAGTAATATAAAATATAGATTATAGATATAGAATATGAAAATATAAATATTAAAATATAAATATTAAATTATATATATAGTTAAATAATTAAGTATATAGTAATTATAATAATTATTTTAAATTATTTAAATAATAAATATAAAATTGATATGTAATGATTAGATTATTAAATGATATAAATGGTGGGGCGATCAATTAGTGATATATATTAATAACAGATAAATATATAAATATTATAAACTATTATATAAAATATAAATAATATTAGATATTATATAAAGTATAAATATTATAGTATATAGTATAGGTAATGCAAGATAGTGTAATTGGTAACATATAAGGCTCATGTCCTTTTGATATACGTTCAACTCGTATTTTTGCAATAATTAACTATTATTAAATAAGTTAATAATTAATAATATATAATAATATATAGTATATATGATATATAGATAATTAATATATAATAGTATATAGTATTAATATTACTTAATTCCCGACGTAATTAATTGATAATAATAATA
This genomic window contains:
- a CDS encoding AMI008Wp; translated protein: MAYRKSNLYLNLVNSYVIDSPQPSSINYWWNLGSLLGLCLVIQITTGIFLAMHYSSNIELAFSSVEHIMRDVQTGWLIRYMHTNGASFFFICMYIHIGKGLYYGSYKSPRVIVWTVGVIIFILTMAAAFLGYCLVYGQMSHWGATVITNLFSAIPFIGNDIVTWLWGSFSVSNPTIMRFFTFHYLVPFIIAAMVIMHLMTLHVHGSSNPLGITGNLDRLPMHGYFIFKDLVTVFVFMIFFSLFVFFSPNTLGHPDNYIPGNPLVTPASIVPEWYLLPFYTILRSIPDKLGGVITMFGTILVLLMLPITDRSIIRGNTFKTLSKFFFFLFITNFILLGKLGECHVEVPFILMGQICTFIYFAYFLILVPIISMIENILFYLTNKK